A single genomic interval of Oligoflexus sp. harbors:
- the galT gene encoding galactose-1-phosphate uridylyltransferase, giving the protein MQYKSRFTKPDGRTLLLYSRRPIDANIVATSPSPTPVSLEGSHMRWHPLRGEWVAYARHRQNRTFLPPKEFNPLAPTVNPEFPTELPQGDYDVAVFENMFPTLSEKAVPPPQIPGVETYPALGVCEVVVFTKDPTMSLGRLPLDHIQLLLEVWGDRTREIGARADIKYVMPFENRGVEVGVTLHHPHGQIYAYPFVPPVPARENAQQLAYYEKNGTGLLASFIEREIRERMRLIYEGPHAVAFVPACARYPYEVWVAPKRAVPTMDRLEEHERADLARALKTVLLKFDALWSRPFPYLMTFHQAPTDGREHPESHFYLEFSPPYRSSDRLKFLAGTELGAGLFANDSLPEDKARELQGVEVTFE; this is encoded by the coding sequence ATGCAGTATAAAAGTCGTTTCACCAAACCGGATGGCCGAACTCTTCTGCTTTATAGCCGCCGTCCCATCGATGCGAATATCGTGGCCACCAGTCCCTCGCCGACTCCGGTGTCGCTGGAGGGCTCGCACATGCGTTGGCATCCTCTGCGTGGCGAATGGGTAGCCTATGCGCGCCACCGGCAGAACAGGACGTTTCTGCCGCCGAAAGAATTCAATCCCCTGGCACCGACGGTTAATCCCGAGTTTCCCACGGAACTGCCTCAGGGGGATTACGACGTCGCTGTCTTTGAAAATATGTTTCCGACTTTGAGTGAAAAAGCGGTACCTCCTCCGCAAATTCCCGGCGTGGAAACTTATCCGGCCCTGGGCGTCTGCGAAGTCGTGGTCTTCACCAAAGACCCGACCATGTCTCTGGGACGTTTGCCGCTCGATCACATTCAATTGCTGCTTGAGGTCTGGGGCGACCGGACCCGAGAGATCGGTGCACGCGCGGATATCAAATACGTCATGCCCTTTGAAAATCGAGGCGTGGAAGTCGGCGTAACCTTGCATCACCCGCATGGCCAGATCTATGCGTACCCCTTCGTACCGCCGGTTCCGGCCCGTGAAAACGCACAGCAGCTCGCGTATTATGAAAAAAACGGCACGGGGCTTCTGGCTTCGTTCATTGAGCGTGAGATTCGCGAACGCATGCGACTGATTTATGAAGGGCCCCATGCGGTCGCTTTTGTGCCGGCCTGTGCGCGCTACCCTTATGAAGTGTGGGTGGCTCCTAAACGCGCCGTACCCACCATGGATCGCCTGGAAGAGCATGAACGGGCGGATCTTGCCCGGGCTTTGAAAACTGTTCTTTTGAAATTTGATGCGCTCTGGTCACGTCCATTTCCCTATCTGATGACTTTTCATCAGGCACCTACCGATGGGCGTGAACATCCGGAGTCCCATTTTTATCTTGAATTCAGTCCTCCTTATCGCAGCTCGGATCGGCTTAAGTTTTTGGCGGGCACAGAGCTTGGCGCGGGCCTCTTCGCCAATGATAGCTTGCCGGAAGACAAGGCCCGGGAGCTGCAGGGAGTGGAGGTGACCTTTGAGTGA
- a CDS encoding M24 family metallopeptidase: protein MSEIDQKLATMRQLLARQGMAGFLLRGTDWFAWATGGSSNTVLLAAETGVAEVLVTLRDAYILTDSIEAERFLNEEAPTPYLVWSAPWQDPFARKAFVLDQTRGGLLASDRPRGVEYALPRDLWLLRRELMPEEQDRYRLLCLEAAEAMTETLEAAHPDWTEFDLAAAGSAALWKRGIHPALTMAGGENRLPRYRHPVASREKLGSRAMLVFCARRHGLYANLSRFVYFRKPDKDEEKHKLDLAHVEAAAWQASRPGVPLSKIYEKIVAAYESMGYVDEPSRHHQGGPTGYLAREEVASPQSTDPVADGTALAWNPSVKGGKIEDTILVRGSQTDILTVDPRWPTFEFADRKRPDFLVKL from the coding sequence TTGAGTGAAATAGATCAGAAATTGGCCACGATGCGCCAGCTGCTGGCGCGGCAGGGCATGGCCGGTTTCCTTTTGCGAGGGACCGACTGGTTCGCCTGGGCCACGGGTGGCAGCTCCAACACAGTGCTGCTCGCAGCGGAAACAGGAGTTGCGGAAGTCCTGGTCACGCTGCGGGATGCTTATATCCTTACAGATTCCATCGAAGCCGAACGGTTCCTGAATGAAGAGGCACCCACCCCTTATTTGGTATGGAGTGCGCCCTGGCAGGATCCTTTTGCACGCAAAGCATTTGTTCTGGACCAAACCCGAGGCGGTCTTTTAGCAAGCGATCGGCCGCGCGGCGTTGAGTATGCTTTGCCGCGCGACCTCTGGCTTTTAAGGCGTGAGCTGATGCCTGAAGAGCAGGATCGTTATCGTCTCCTGTGCCTGGAAGCGGCAGAAGCGATGACCGAGACTTTGGAAGCCGCTCACCCCGACTGGACAGAATTCGATCTGGCCGCCGCGGGTTCGGCCGCCCTTTGGAAAAGGGGCATTCATCCCGCATTAACGATGGCCGGTGGTGAAAATCGCCTGCCTCGTTATCGGCATCCTGTCGCGTCACGCGAAAAGCTCGGGAGTCGGGCCATGCTGGTTTTTTGCGCGCGCCGGCATGGGCTTTATGCGAATCTCTCGCGCTTTGTCTATTTCCGCAAGCCGGACAAGGACGAAGAAAAACACAAACTCGATCTTGCGCATGTGGAAGCTGCAGCCTGGCAGGCCAGCCGCCCCGGTGTGCCGCTCAGCAAGATTTATGAAAAGATAGTCGCAGCCTATGAAAGCATGGGGTACGTCGATGAACCAAGTCGTCATCATCAGGGCGGCCCCACGGGTTACCTGGCGCGTGAGGAAGTGGCTTCACCGCAGAGCACGGATCCTGTCGCGGATGGTACCGCGTTGGCCTGGAATCCCAGTGTGAAAGGTGGAAAGATCGAGGATACTATCCTGGTTCGTGGTTCACAGACCGATATTCTCACAGTCGATCCGCGCTGGCCGACGTTTGAATTTGCGGATCGGAAACGCCCTGACTTTCTGGTGAAACTATGA
- the galK gene encoding galactokinase, producing the protein MKTAFQRLFDRSPTSMVEAPGRVNLIGEHTDYNGGFVLPTLIPQKTLVHLAPRKDRKVQLSTMDRDGHMRRFTYQIGEEHAQDAWGDYIQGLTWLYAREGINVQGFDALITSHVPMGAGLSSSAALLVAFSRALREAFSLSLTDVQIALLCQRVENEFVGARVGIMDQMAISLGDHNHALFLDTRDLSTRLIPLPWNKMDLFVINSGVRHRLSEGGGYNSRRSECEEACHLLGVKQLRDITDPDRLGSLPQLYQKRARHVVTENQRVLEAVEALQNGDMLRLGKLMQESHLSMRDDYEVSVPEIDILVEESLREPGVFGARLTGGGFGGSIVGICEPKQALLVAKHIVERARQRFDETPTILVPESF; encoded by the coding sequence ATGAAAACTGCTTTTCAAAGACTGTTCGATCGCAGCCCAACGAGCATGGTGGAAGCCCCTGGACGCGTGAATCTGATCGGCGAGCACACCGATTACAATGGTGGTTTCGTCCTGCCCACTCTGATTCCGCAAAAAACCCTGGTGCATCTGGCTCCGCGCAAGGACCGCAAGGTTCAACTGTCCACCATGGATCGCGACGGGCATATGCGCCGCTTTACGTATCAAATCGGTGAAGAGCATGCTCAGGATGCGTGGGGCGATTATATTCAAGGTCTGACCTGGCTTTACGCGCGCGAAGGAATCAACGTCCAGGGTTTTGATGCGCTGATCACTTCGCATGTGCCGATGGGAGCCGGCCTTTCTTCAAGTGCGGCGCTCCTGGTGGCGTTTTCACGGGCTCTGCGCGAGGCTTTTTCCTTGAGTCTGACCGATGTGCAGATCGCTCTTTTGTGCCAAAGAGTTGAAAACGAGTTCGTCGGGGCCCGCGTTGGCATTATGGATCAGATGGCCATCAGCCTGGGCGATCATAATCATGCCTTGTTTTTGGATACGCGGGATCTCAGTACGCGTCTGATTCCTTTGCCCTGGAATAAGATGGATCTCTTCGTCATTAATTCCGGCGTGAGGCACCGGCTCAGCGAAGGCGGCGGTTACAACAGCCGCCGTTCAGAATGCGAAGAAGCCTGCCATCTTCTGGGCGTGAAGCAGCTGCGGGATATCACGGACCCGGATCGTTTGGGTTCCCTGCCCCAGCTCTATCAAAAACGGGCGCGGCATGTGGTGACGGAAAATCAACGGGTTCTGGAGGCCGTGGAAGCCCTGCAGAACGGCGATATGCTGCGCCTTGGGAAGCTGATGCAGGAGTCGCATCTTTCCATGCGGGACGATTATGAAGTGTCTGTGCCCGAAATCGATATCCTGGTCGAGGAATCCCTGCGCGAGCCCGGAGTTTTCGGAGCGCGACTGACAGGAGGCGGCTTCGGTGGCTCCATCGTGGGGATCTGCGAGCCGAAACAGGCGCTTCTTGTCGCAAAACACATCGTGGAACGAGCCCGGCAACGCTTTGATGAAACGCCTACCATCCTGGTTCCCGAAAGTTTCTAA
- a CDS encoding SCO family protein, producing the protein MRILASVARAMSRLKLWVLIFIVVLPVVTAQPLMGKDSKGSLHELTSVWKDQNGKTFQWKDAQGRVLLVSMVYTSCQQTCPLIMSEMSALQKSLPAALQDKVDVLLFSMDPKRDTPERLKAYATERKLNPNWRLFNGAEDDVLELGTVLGFRYKKMETGDFAHSNIFTVVDQKGQMQHQQLELFKGRADTVAVMQNLLKTP; encoded by the coding sequence TTGCGAATCTTGGCTTCCGTTGCGCGCGCGATGTCGCGCCTTAAACTTTGGGTCCTGATCTTCATCGTCGTTCTGCCTGTTGTTACCGCCCAGCCTCTCATGGGCAAGGACAGCAAGGGCAGCCTTCACGAACTGACAAGCGTATGGAAGGATCAGAATGGCAAAACCTTTCAATGGAAAGATGCCCAAGGCAGGGTGCTGCTGGTGAGCATGGTCTATACCAGCTGTCAGCAGACCTGCCCTTTGATCATGAGCGAGATGAGCGCTCTGCAGAAATCCCTGCCCGCGGCGCTCCAGGATAAGGTGGACGTCCTGCTGTTCAGCATGGACCCCAAACGCGATACGCCCGAGCGCCTCAAGGCCTATGCCACAGAACGCAAGCTGAACCCGAACTGGCGTCTTTTCAATGGTGCCGAGGATGATGTTCTGGAACTCGGAACGGTGCTGGGGTTCCGCTACAAAAAAATGGAAACAGGTGATTTCGCCCACTCGAATATCTTCACCGTGGTGGATCAGAAGGGGCAGATGCAGCATCAGCAGCTGGAACTTTTCAAAGGGCGGGCCGATACCGTGGCTGTCATGCAGAACCTTTTGAAGACTCCATAA
- a CDS encoding glycoside hydrolase family 2 TIM barrel-domain containing protein yields MKEKHRTSLDLDLHHLHPRPQFCRKHWHSLNGPWKFCYDDTSRFQKPSDVAQWDHTIEVPFAPETERSGIGDVTFHSVCWYQREFQLPLTNQERLLLHFGAVDYLAQVWVNDQFVGRHEGGHTPFHFDITHCLNDDGPQIITVKVEDNPQDLAKPRGKQDWQLEPHSIWYPRTTGIWQTVWLEPVPETYIGNVRWTPHLERWEIGFEAFIEGCVRRELQIRLKLTLDDQVLVNDSYQVILGEVHRRIALSDPGVDDFRNELLWSPEKPTLIKAQIELYADNECVDRMHSYTALRSVSIQHGDFLLNGRPYYLRMVLDQGYWPESFMTAPDGEALKRDIELVKAMGFNGVRKHQKIEDPQFLFWADVLGLTVWEEMPSAYRFTHEGVERITREWIEAIDRDYSHPCIVTWVPFNESWGVPDLAEKASHRSCVQALYHLTKTLDPTRPVIGNDGWESTATDIIGIHDYDNHPAAFKERYDPALSMNEILNRRSPAGKMITIEGYNSQNQPIMLTEFGGIAFTKEKPGTSNAWGYAVCTSSRDLKKQYSELLSVVHQLKLFRGFCYTQFTDTFQEANGLLFADRTPKIDIETLAMFTRGFQRDRAEITLEDADTAGQQMGCE; encoded by the coding sequence ATGAAGGAGAAGCACAGAACGTCGTTGGACTTGGATCTGCATCATCTCCATCCAAGACCTCAGTTCTGCCGGAAGCACTGGCATTCACTCAATGGTCCCTGGAAATTCTGCTACGATGACACCAGCCGCTTTCAAAAGCCCTCGGATGTCGCGCAGTGGGATCATACGATTGAAGTTCCGTTTGCTCCTGAAACCGAACGCAGTGGAATAGGCGACGTGACATTTCACTCGGTCTGCTGGTACCAGCGCGAGTTTCAGCTTCCTCTCACGAATCAGGAACGCCTGCTCCTGCACTTTGGAGCCGTGGACTATCTGGCTCAGGTCTGGGTGAACGATCAATTTGTTGGTCGGCATGAAGGCGGTCACACCCCCTTTCATTTTGATATTACGCATTGTCTCAATGACGACGGCCCTCAGATCATTACCGTCAAGGTGGAAGATAATCCGCAAGATCTGGCCAAGCCCCGCGGAAAGCAGGACTGGCAGTTGGAGCCGCATAGCATCTGGTATCCGCGCACGACGGGGATCTGGCAAACGGTTTGGCTGGAGCCTGTGCCTGAAACCTATATCGGCAACGTGCGCTGGACACCGCATCTGGAGCGTTGGGAAATTGGCTTCGAGGCCTTCATTGAGGGCTGCGTGCGGCGCGAGCTGCAGATTCGTTTGAAACTGACGCTCGATGATCAGGTGCTGGTGAACGACAGCTACCAGGTGATTCTGGGTGAAGTGCATCGCAGAATCGCGCTCTCCGACCCCGGGGTCGATGACTTCCGAAACGAACTCCTCTGGAGTCCTGAAAAACCTACACTTATTAAAGCGCAAATCGAGCTTTATGCGGATAATGAGTGCGTGGATCGTATGCATTCGTATACAGCCCTCCGCTCGGTTTCCATACAGCATGGCGATTTCCTGCTGAATGGCCGGCCCTACTATCTGCGCATGGTGCTCGATCAGGGCTACTGGCCGGAAAGCTTCATGACCGCGCCCGATGGCGAGGCCTTGAAACGCGATATTGAACTCGTCAAGGCCATGGGCTTCAATGGTGTTCGCAAACATCAGAAGATCGAGGACCCGCAGTTTCTTTTCTGGGCCGACGTCCTGGGTCTGACGGTCTGGGAAGAGATGCCGAGCGCCTATCGTTTCACGCATGAAGGCGTGGAACGGATCACGCGGGAATGGATCGAGGCCATCGACCGTGACTATAGTCACCCCTGCATAGTCACCTGGGTGCCCTTCAACGAATCCTGGGGCGTACCCGACCTTGCAGAAAAGGCCTCGCACCGCAGCTGTGTGCAGGCTCTCTATCACCTGACAAAAACTCTCGATCCTACCCGTCCCGTCATTGGCAATGATGGTTGGGAAAGCACGGCCACCGACATCATCGGGATCCATGATTACGATAATCATCCCGCGGCTTTCAAGGAACGCTACGATCCTGCGCTTTCGATGAACGAAATTCTGAATCGACGCAGTCCGGCTGGAAAGATGATCACCATCGAGGGCTATAACAGCCAGAATCAGCCTATAATGCTGACCGAGTTCGGCGGCATCGCATTCACCAAGGAAAAGCCCGGCACGAGCAACGCCTGGGGCTATGCCGTATGCACGTCGTCGCGGGATTTGAAAAAACAGTACAGCGAACTCTTGAGCGTGGTGCATCAGCTGAAGCTCTTCCGTGGTTTTTGCTATACGCAGTTCACGGACACGTTCCAGGAGGCCAACGGTCTGCTCTTTGCAGATCGAACACCGAAGATTGATATCGAAACTCTGGCCATGTTTACCAGGGGTTTCCAACGTGATCGCGCGGAAATCACTTTGGAAGACGCGGATACGGCCGGACAACAGATGGGGTGTGAGTGA
- a CDS encoding formylglycine-generating enzyme family protein, whose amino-acid sequence MRTTRVSALILMLLFARERTLAQTPVPMIQIPAGVYESFVPEKKTPSAPLKAPLIQVAAFLLDKTPVTNLDFLRFVEAHPEWQKDKVTSLFADATYLSHWEGALKPGSQAPDQSPVIHVSWFAARAFCKAQGKRLPTTYEWEYAASPEFFGKSATDREAFLQTILEWYSRPSPSVLGPVGQPTQHRLGVQDLHGLIWEWTADFSSNIASTEQRDNSAPNTAEFCGASTLGGKDPTNYASYMRFAFRSSLKGGFSLANLGFRCARDVAP is encoded by the coding sequence ATGAGAACGACCAGGGTTTCCGCTCTTATACTGATGCTACTCTTCGCAAGGGAGCGTACCCTGGCTCAGACGCCGGTGCCCATGATTCAAATTCCAGCGGGTGTCTATGAGTCCTTCGTACCGGAAAAGAAAACACCGAGCGCTCCGCTCAAGGCGCCTTTGATTCAGGTGGCCGCTTTCCTTCTGGATAAAACACCCGTCACCAATCTCGATTTCCTTCGCTTTGTGGAAGCCCATCCCGAGTGGCAAAAGGATAAGGTCACTTCGCTTTTTGCGGATGCGACCTATCTTTCCCACTGGGAAGGCGCTTTAAAACCAGGATCTCAGGCACCCGACCAAAGTCCTGTGATTCACGTCTCCTGGTTCGCCGCGCGGGCTTTCTGCAAGGCTCAGGGCAAACGTCTGCCGACGACCTATGAATGGGAATATGCGGCCAGCCCGGAATTTTTTGGCAAGTCCGCGACCGATCGCGAGGCGTTTTTGCAGACGATCCTGGAATGGTATTCCCGGCCCTCACCTTCGGTCCTGGGACCTGTGGGGCAGCCCACTCAACATCGGTTGGGCGTTCAGGACCTGCATGGGCTCATCTGGGAATGGACGGCTGATTTCAGTTCCAACATTGCATCCACCGAACAGCGGGATAATTCCGCGCCCAATACTGCGGAATTCTGTGGCGCATCGACTCTGGGTGGGAAAGATCCCACGAATTACGCGAGCTATATGCGCTTTGCTTTTCGCAGCAGCTTAAAAGGAGGGTTTTCCCTTGCGAATCTTGGCTTCCGTTGCGCGCGCGATGTCGCGCCTTAA
- the nirK gene encoding copper-containing nitrite reductase, with product MKSSCLCLRRSILALGALLLLHNIAPQGLAADLPTEEAKLTFAPEVPPPLKRNTPAKVIVRLEAKELVSRLADGVDYTFWTFGGQVPGKFIRIREGDTVEFHFSNHPSSKMPHNIDLHAVTGPGGGAASSFTAPGHESTFSFKALNPGLYIYHCATAPVGMHIANGMYGLIYVEPKEPLPPVDREYYVLQSEFYTKGKYGERGLQAFSMDKALREQPDYVVFNGSVGASANKPMTAKVGETIRLFVGNGGPNLVSSFHVIGEIFDRVYIEGGTAINKDVQTTLVPAGGSAIVEFKADVPGTFIIVDHSIFRAFNKGALAQIKVEGDDNKAIYSGKERDDVYLPEGSGIQTIDTGTKAAPAAKTKAERIAVGKKVYDTNCAACHQPNGEGIPRAFPPLAKSDFLNADKARAVKAVVHGLEGKITVNGAEYDSVMPAWSLSDDDVANVLTFVYASWGNSGKEVTPAEVAAAKATKK from the coding sequence ATGAAATCCTCTTGCTTGTGTCTCAGGCGATCCATCCTTGCCCTGGGGGCCTTGTTGCTCCTTCACAATATCGCTCCTCAGGGGCTGGCCGCTGATTTGCCAACAGAAGAAGCAAAACTTACGTTCGCACCTGAAGTGCCTCCGCCTTTGAAGCGCAATACTCCCGCCAAGGTCATCGTCCGTCTGGAAGCCAAGGAACTCGTATCCCGCCTCGCTGATGGCGTTGACTATACGTTTTGGACGTTCGGCGGTCAGGTTCCGGGAAAATTTATCCGCATCCGTGAAGGTGATACCGTTGAATTCCATTTCAGCAACCATCCTAGCAGCAAGATGCCTCATAACATCGACCTTCACGCCGTGACAGGTCCTGGCGGTGGCGCGGCCTCATCGTTCACAGCGCCCGGTCATGAATCAACGTTCTCATTCAAGGCTCTTAACCCTGGCCTCTATATTTACCACTGCGCAACCGCCCCTGTGGGTATGCATATCGCCAACGGTATGTACGGCCTGATCTATGTCGAGCCCAAGGAACCCCTGCCTCCAGTTGATCGCGAATACTATGTCCTGCAGAGTGAATTCTATACCAAAGGCAAATACGGTGAACGCGGTCTGCAAGCCTTTAGCATGGACAAGGCCCTGCGGGAACAACCCGATTATGTGGTCTTCAACGGCTCGGTCGGTGCGTCTGCAAACAAACCCATGACGGCCAAAGTTGGCGAGACCATCCGTCTTTTCGTCGGGAACGGCGGACCCAACCTTGTGTCCTCCTTCCATGTGATCGGTGAAATCTTCGATCGTGTTTACATTGAAGGCGGAACGGCGATCAACAAAGATGTTCAAACCACTCTCGTGCCTGCTGGTGGCTCGGCTATCGTCGAATTCAAAGCCGATGTGCCCGGAACCTTCATCATCGTCGACCACTCCATCTTCCGCGCCTTCAACAAAGGGGCACTGGCTCAGATCAAAGTGGAAGGCGACGACAACAAGGCCATCTATTCCGGTAAAGAGCGGGACGATGTGTACCTGCCTGAAGGTTCAGGCATTCAAACCATTGATACGGGAACCAAGGCCGCTCCTGCTGCCAAGACCAAAGCTGAGCGCATCGCTGTCGGTAAAAAAGTATACGACACCAACTGTGCAGCCTGTCACCAGCCGAATGGTGAGGGGATACCCCGTGCCTTTCCTCCACTCGCCAAGTCTGACTTCCTGAATGCTGATAAGGCCCGGGCGGTAAAAGCCGTGGTGCATGGTTTGGAAGGCAAGATCACAGTCAATGGCGCCGAGTATGACAGCGTGATGCCGGCCTGGTCTTTAAGCGACGATGATGTGGCCAACGTGCTGACTTTCGTCTACGCGTCCTGGGGCAACAGCGGCAAGGAAGTGACGCCGGCTGAAGTCGCTGCTGCCAAAGCCACTAAAAAGTAA